In Gemmatimonadota bacterium, one genomic interval encodes:
- a CDS encoding TonB-dependent receptor: MYRLRAGFITLLAIALGFGLTYQADAQTTTGKISGRITDSGTGEPLPGANVVIVGTRMGATADVNGEYFIIRVNPGVYEVTASLVGYRAVTQRDVAVSIDRTTPLDFSLGETTAELAEITVTAERPPVEMDVSYTQVIMSAKEIESPPVGPRLRDAFATQVGVDTDSWGLNIRGGNETEIVYMVDGVSMKDSRDNRAYSSFSKTALQEVQILKGGFNAEYGDVRSGVINVVNREPRAWTTAGDLRWSPAANKYFGPTMYSTDNWWDVGRFQSMSATADRDGDGNPDFAGWNQIFADRGGPAGEWKAGPFEDVISTPQQAKGIWDFQHRKVGGIATEASGIGPFAQDEDYPYQQNFDATDRDADYTYDVTVGGPLVQDKVSFLLSTRREKSAYTWTMAVPNYRDDTWQAKAIFTPTATTKLSLGFLKGWSQGAKYGNFLGTFARTPAFEVSNLRTRNIFAMGSGSNIETINRRYGTLTWTHTLSPRTFYNLSVRVGKADFEASWQPLQKRGVPAAAVYPDGRVEEVTESSYQAAQAAGAVILDEGPKGFTYKPGTFDLLGAYRMRGGDGNPARSGDWSYTWEDDYTFDITSQVTPNHQIKAGVQVHHFFLREVRGFASSVQDPSLEDVNFRPGNIDDPANMEVTDTADFHNYWVRTPLYGGVFLQDRMEYRQIVVNAGLRLDFHRPDKYFDIPNEVHAEWMGSNAVLLYSKAEAVRPPTKWKLSPRVGISHPITAESKLFFNYGHFAQIPTSVDLYQTQSGLGEPLEQFGNPWLDMPVTIAYELGYERNFANQYLFNGTVFFKDIEKDTERGRVYIQNTTGRSTRFHMNGNVKDIRGFELSVRKARGQFVTGFLSYEFRAERKRIVRWERIYDVQTVSTAPFRLIESSPAGANPRFKARPILKFGLNFRTPLDYGGEQHMLKGGWEANLYYRHQAGSWFNYNPSNDVALRSVDNAQWQSTRLLDLRFAKMFDVKMAPTVYLEIRNPLNFKNVTTTSTSRIWDTRSHLGDSSGNNFKRYMEALGWTVDASGNLQEGDKPGKELDESVMSQRSYLFYINPRDIHLGVRWSF, encoded by the coding sequence ATGTATCGTTTAAGAGCCGGGTTTATAACCTTGCTTGCCATTGCGCTGGGGTTTGGGCTGACGTATCAGGCCGATGCGCAGACCACCACGGGTAAAATTTCGGGTCGCATTACCGATTCCGGCACTGGCGAACCTCTGCCGGGAGCCAATGTGGTGATTGTGGGTACCAGAATGGGTGCCACGGCAGATGTCAATGGTGAATACTTTATCATTCGCGTCAACCCGGGCGTGTACGAAGTTACCGCGTCTCTGGTGGGTTATCGCGCTGTGACGCAGCGCGATGTGGCGGTTTCAATTGACCGCACCACGCCGTTGGATTTCTCGCTTGGCGAGACAACGGCAGAGTTGGCAGAGATTACGGTGACGGCAGAGCGTCCACCGGTTGAGATGGATGTGTCTTATACGCAGGTGATTATGTCTGCCAAAGAGATCGAGTCCCCGCCAGTGGGACCCCGGTTGCGCGATGCGTTTGCCACGCAGGTGGGTGTGGATACGGATAGCTGGGGTTTGAATATCCGCGGTGGCAACGAGACCGAGATCGTTTATATGGTTGACGGCGTGAGTATGAAAGACAGTCGGGACAACCGTGCTTATTCGTCCTTTTCCAAGACAGCACTTCAGGAGGTTCAGATTCTGAAGGGCGGGTTCAATGCCGAGTACGGCGATGTGCGCAGCGGTGTGATCAACGTGGTCAACCGCGAGCCTCGCGCCTGGACGACGGCTGGCGACCTGCGGTGGAGTCCCGCAGCGAATAAGTATTTTGGTCCCACCATGTACAGCACCGATAACTGGTGGGATGTGGGGCGGTTCCAGAGCATGTCGGCGACTGCCGATAGAGATGGCGACGGCAATCCGGATTTCGCTGGCTGGAATCAGATATTTGCAGACAGGGGCGGACCTGCTGGCGAATGGAAAGCCGGTCCCTTCGAAGATGTGATTTCGACGCCTCAGCAAGCCAAGGGTATCTGGGACTTCCAGCATCGGAAGGTCGGCGGAATCGCGACCGAAGCCAGTGGCATAGGTCCTTTTGCACAGGATGAGGATTATCCGTATCAGCAGAATTTCGACGCCACAGACCGCGATGCGGATTATACCTACGATGTGACTGTTGGCGGTCCGCTCGTACAGGACAAGGTGTCGTTCTTGCTTTCCACGCGCCGGGAAAAGTCGGCTTATACGTGGACGATGGCCGTTCCCAATTATCGCGATGATACCTGGCAGGCCAAGGCGATCTTTACGCCCACAGCAACGACCAAGCTGTCTTTGGGCTTCCTGAAGGGCTGGTCTCAGGGCGCGAAGTACGGGAACTTTTTGGGCACATTTGCCCGCACGCCTGCTTTTGAAGTGAGCAATTTGCGCACGCGGAATATTTTTGCGATGGGTTCGGGCAGCAATATCGAAACGATCAACCGCCGGTATGGTACGTTGACGTGGACGCACACGCTGTCTCCCAGGACGTTCTACAATTTGTCTGTGCGCGTGGGTAAGGCCGACTTTGAGGCTTCGTGGCAACCCTTGCAGAAGCGCGGTGTGCCCGCAGCAGCGGTATATCCAGATGGCCGCGTTGAGGAAGTTACCGAGAGCAGCTATCAGGCGGCTCAGGCCGCCGGTGCCGTGATCCTGGACGAAGGTCCCAAGGGCTTTACGTATAAGCCTGGAACCTTTGACCTTTTGGGTGCTTATCGCATGCGCGGTGGCGACGGCAACCCGGCGCGTTCGGGCGACTGGTCTTATACCTGGGAAGACGATTACACTTTTGATATTACGTCTCAAGTAACGCCGAATCATCAGATCAAAGCCGGTGTGCAGGTGCATCACTTTTTCCTGCGCGAGGTCCGCGGTTTTGCATCTTCTGTACAGGATCCGAGCCTGGAAGACGTCAATTTCCGTCCGGGCAATATCGACGATCCCGCCAATATGGAAGTGACGGATACGGCTGACTTTCACAATTACTGGGTCCGCACACCGCTTTACGGCGGCGTGTTCTTGCAGGATCGCATGGAGTATCGTCAGATTGTGGTGAATGCGGGTCTGCGCCTGGACTTCCACCGTCCGGACAAGTACTTCGACATTCCCAACGAGGTACACGCCGAGTGGATGGGCTCCAATGCCGTGCTGCTGTATTCCAAAGCAGAGGCCGTGCGCCCGCCCACAAAGTGGAAGCTGAGTCCTCGAGTTGGTATATCACATCCGATTACTGCAGAGAGCAAGCTGTTCTTCAACTACGGTCACTTTGCACAGATTCCGACCTCTGTGGATTTGTATCAGACGCAGAGCGGTCTGGGTGAGCCTTTGGAGCAGTTCGGCAATCCGTGGCTGGATATGCCCGTGACAATAGCTTATGAACTGGGCTATGAGCGGAATTTCGCCAATCAGTATCTGTTCAACGGCACGGTGTTCTTCAAAGACATCGAGAAAGACACGGAACGGGGAAGAGTGTATATCCAGAATACCACGGGTCGCAGTACGCGCTTCCACATGAATGGGAATGTGAAGGATATTCGCGGTTTCGAATTGTCTGTGCGCAAGGCGCGCGGGCAGTTTGTGACGGGCTTTTTGTCCTATGAGTTCCGCGCCGAGCGCAAGCGCATCGTGCGCTGGGAGCGCATCTACGACGTACAGACCGTATCGACCGCGCCCTTCCGCTTGATCGAGAGCAGCCCCGCTGGTGCGAATCCTCGCTTTAAGGCGCGACCGATTTTGAAGTTTGGCCTGAATTTCCGCACGCCGCTGGATTACGGAGGCGAGCAGCACATGTTGAAAGGCGGCTGGGAAGCCAACCTTTATTACCGCCATCAGGCGGGGTCGTGGTTCAACTACAACCCGTCCAACGACGTGGCACTGCGCTCTGTGGATAACGCACAGTGGCAGTCAACCAGACTTCTGGATTTGCGCTTTGCCAAGATGTTTGACGTAAAGATGGCGCCAACGGTTTATCTGGAGATTCGCAACCCGCTCAACTTCAAGAATGTTACCACGACTTCTACGTCCCGGATATGGGATACGCGATCCCATCTCGGCGACAGTTCGGGCAATAACTTTAAGAGGTATATGGAGGCATTGG
- a CDS encoding GWxTD domain-containing protein — MRIAIVFLTLIVAVCEVRASEADLPPRGEGSIAFEIDVCSFRYRGREGFEEVILRFPVAQFAFLRQNSGIYLARYKPSLRVLNEDGEVVQQVEAESRLTAESLEATVDTDRMVYDMVQVRLPTGRYRGELTLSDLQADRAGLAVFSLDVPAYDPGKIGMSDLYLSSGFNPQGAGESLEMFRKDGRLILPNPARQYRRGAPLYLYFEVYYLGYQSHGVEMQIEDRYGHRLWRDERSFPGYRGEVKFAEGIPTRELLPGTYTLRVQVTAGRDTIMAARKFEVLGDVLVPATGSDDQRVKTAQHLLKRFGGSGVEAIYTGLGRADRAAFLYGFWMDRNPIVARAYYNPLLGFGAPPDLNGAIITALGRRKEMAKHIDPRYAARQVLPDTAMAREALEVMEVLLKEDGNDLMGRSAQGYAYLFASNLPYAERTFNSALNAGGVLSEVYNGVGISHMGRKRWDEAVVAYDQALALRPDWKTAQVNRAFARLLGGKQRAEDALKEAIEAYSNHPELLYLLGRVFEREGKIEAAEKAYTRQIVVNPMHARARFDLGRIWLKQGQRARATRVWRELMDTRPELREECLPLLLGVYQLMGQTGEAQKVMAEYLRTVDEHTRGLLQDIRLIATLKEAAAYEALPPEQQPDFVRMFWQRRDPTPATPGNERLVEHYRRVLYAMQHFSTGRKPWDRRGEIYIRYGEPAHKSRSGDVRYETDPDAVRVKERLWLGIPVDGRKEIIARMGRLRTSLQDVAIQDEYGLEVAVNDFEAIDFELNPNRSRFGATSYNQVSTDRYQPTVELSGYDRGASDKTVRGYPLYPIDSGTRWEYWIYPDVAGGIEVVFTALDRKGNYIYPDIPQGRSESHFNMGLWTDRRPDRQVASAIQAQADLMPPFDDVLNFHFDAVDFQGKDEYSRLEVYYGVPLANLPDSVQATGVLERGIAVFDSTWRPVYRKMAPLPFAVDATDSLGAGDLAVDQIALNLSPGNYHLGVEVRSPKGNMRSAYTRSLTVEPYTGPSLMLSDIEMAGLVVEDASSKVKGGHKVVPMPSKTYLPGQPVTIYYEVYGLTFDEFGQTRYQMDYKISPRKGKPLVVTILRAVGTLLGIEEKKEVTISYEQVGTRKTEYNYLEIDVKGSEAGRYELEVAVTDLNTGTKVTKDVVFFIAR, encoded by the coding sequence ATGCGTATCGCAATTGTATTTTTGACTTTGATAGTCGCTGTTTGTGAAGTACGCGCCAGTGAGGCGGATCTCCCGCCACGCGGAGAAGGGTCCATAGCTTTCGAGATTGATGTGTGCAGTTTTCGATATCGGGGCCGCGAGGGTTTCGAAGAAGTAATATTGCGGTTCCCTGTGGCGCAATTTGCATTTTTGCGGCAAAATTCGGGGATTTATCTCGCGCGGTACAAGCCTTCGCTGCGGGTCTTAAACGAGGACGGAGAGGTTGTGCAACAGGTGGAGGCAGAAAGCAGGCTGACAGCCGAATCGCTGGAAGCCACTGTCGATACAGACCGCATGGTATATGATATGGTCCAGGTGCGTCTGCCCACAGGTCGCTATCGCGGAGAACTGACTTTGAGCGATTTGCAGGCAGACCGGGCGGGATTGGCGGTGTTTTCTCTGGATGTGCCCGCTTACGATCCCGGGAAAATAGGGATGAGCGATCTGTACCTGTCTTCCGGATTTAATCCGCAGGGAGCCGGAGAGAGCCTTGAGATGTTCCGGAAAGACGGGCGATTGATACTGCCCAACCCCGCGCGACAATATCGACGAGGAGCACCGCTCTACTTGTATTTTGAGGTGTATTATCTGGGCTATCAGAGCCACGGGGTTGAGATGCAGATAGAAGACCGGTACGGACATCGCCTCTGGCGCGATGAGCGGTCATTTCCCGGGTATCGGGGCGAAGTCAAATTCGCCGAGGGGATTCCCACTCGTGAACTTTTGCCGGGGACATACACGCTGCGGGTTCAGGTGACAGCCGGGCGGGATACAATCATGGCGGCCCGAAAATTTGAAGTGCTGGGCGATGTGCTTGTTCCGGCTACTGGCTCTGACGATCAGCGTGTGAAGACAGCACAGCATTTATTAAAACGATTTGGTGGATCCGGGGTTGAAGCCATATATACTGGCCTGGGACGCGCGGACCGCGCGGCGTTTCTCTATGGGTTCTGGATGGATCGCAATCCGATTGTGGCGCGGGCGTATTATAACCCGTTGCTCGGTTTTGGGGCACCTCCCGACCTGAATGGGGCGATAATCACAGCTCTGGGCAGGCGCAAAGAAATGGCAAAGCATATCGATCCGCGCTATGCGGCTCGACAGGTGCTTCCGGATACGGCAATGGCGCGAGAGGCTCTGGAGGTGATGGAGGTGCTTCTCAAGGAAGATGGAAACGATTTGATGGGACGATCGGCACAGGGATATGCCTATTTGTTTGCGAGCAATTTACCCTATGCGGAACGGACGTTTAACTCGGCGTTGAACGCGGGTGGGGTTTTGTCCGAAGTGTACAACGGTGTGGGAATATCTCATATGGGACGCAAGCGGTGGGATGAAGCTGTGGTGGCTTATGATCAGGCTCTCGCCCTTCGTCCCGATTGGAAAACCGCGCAGGTCAACCGCGCGTTTGCGCGTTTGCTGGGGGGTAAACAGCGAGCAGAAGATGCCTTGAAAGAGGCGATTGAAGCCTATTCGAATCATCCGGAATTGCTGTATTTGCTCGGGCGGGTGTTTGAACGCGAGGGCAAGATCGAAGCTGCCGAAAAAGCCTATACCCGACAGATTGTGGTGAATCCGATGCACGCGCGTGCGCGATTCGATCTGGGGCGAATATGGTTGAAGCAGGGGCAACGCGCAAGGGCGACGCGCGTATGGCGCGAACTGATGGATACGCGGCCCGAATTGCGCGAGGAATGCCTTCCCCTGCTTCTGGGGGTGTATCAACTGATGGGACAAACAGGAGAAGCGCAGAAGGTGATGGCGGAGTATTTGCGTACGGTAGATGAACACACGCGCGGACTTTTACAAGATATTCGCCTTATTGCGACGCTGAAAGAGGCCGCTGCTTACGAGGCATTGCCGCCCGAGCAACAGCCGGACTTTGTGCGGATGTTCTGGCAGCGCCGCGATCCCACGCCGGCTACGCCGGGCAACGAGCGTTTGGTAGAACACTATCGGCGGGTGCTGTATGCGATGCAGCATTTTTCAACTGGGCGCAAGCCGTGGGACAGGCGCGGAGAGATTTATATTCGCTATGGAGAACCCGCGCATAAAAGCCGTTCGGGCGATGTGCGCTATGAGACAGACCCCGATGCCGTGCGGGTCAAGGAGCGGCTGTGGCTGGGCATTCCAGTAGATGGCCGCAAAGAGATTATCGCGCGGATGGGCAGGTTGCGGACATCTTTGCAAGATGTGGCGATCCAGGATGAATACGGTCTTGAGGTGGCGGTAAACGATTTTGAGGCAATAGATTTTGAATTGAATCCCAATCGCTCCCGTTTTGGTGCCACATCTTATAATCAGGTAAGTACTGACCGCTACCAGCCTACGGTGGAACTCAGCGGCTATGACCGGGGTGCGAGCGATAAGACGGTGCGGGGCTATCCGCTCTATCCCATCGATAGCGGCACGCGCTGGGAATACTGGATTTATCCGGATGTCGCCGGGGGAATTGAGGTGGTATTCACGGCTTTAGATCGGAAGGGGAATTACATCTATCCCGATATCCCACAGGGCCGCAGTGAGTCGCACTTCAACATGGGGCTGTGGACAGATCGGCGTCCAGATCGGCAGGTGGCATCGGCCATTCAAGCACAGGCAGATCTGATGCCGCCCTTTGACGATGTATTGAATTTCCATTTCGATGCGGTCGATTTCCAGGGGAAAGACGAGTACAGCCGTCTGGAAGTGTATTACGGCGTACCTCTGGCCAATTTGCCAGACAGCGTTCAGGCGACAGGTGTTTTGGAACGGGGTATTGCGGTATTTGACAGCACATGGAGACCGGTCTATCGCAAGATGGCTCCCCTGCCTTTTGCGGTAGATGCGACGGATTCGCTGGGTGCAGGCGATCTGGCTGTGGATCAAATCGCGCTCAATCTATCGCCGGGCAATTACCATCTGGGAGTGGAGGTGCGCAGCCCGAAAGGCAATATGCGGAGTGCTTATACCCGGTCGCTGACAGTAGAGCCATATACGGGCCCATCGCTGATGCTTTCCGATATCGAGATGGCCGGTCTGGTGGTGGAAGACGCTTCTTCAAAAGTAAAAGGTGGACACAAAGTCGTGCCCATGCCATCCAAAACCTATTTGCCGGGACAACCCGTGACGATTTATTACGAGGTGTATGGGTTGACATTTGACGAGTTTGGTCAAACGCGCTACCAGATGGATTACAAAATTTCACCCCGCAAAGGCAAACCCCTTGTTGTGACGATTTTGCGTGCGGTTGGAACATTGTTGGGTATTGAGGAGAAGAAAGAGGTAACAATTTCTTACGAGCAAGTGGGTACGCGGAAAACAGAGTACAATTATCTGGAGATTGACGTGAAGGGATCAGAGGCGGGACGCTATGAATTAGAGGTGGCAGTGACGGATTTAAATACGGGAACAAAGGTCACCAAGGATGTGGTATTTTTTATCGCCAGGTAG